Within the Gadus chalcogrammus isolate NIFS_2021 chromosome 15, NIFS_Gcha_1.0, whole genome shotgun sequence genome, the region cgacaacatgatgtatttattcagcatgtctccccCAAACAAAACTTTGTAACAGaacttttaaattaaatttcgccttaaaagaaatacacaaaatggtaaaaaagaaattgttccaatctaaaataatatacagatatgtatccagctgccctttctataaaacattaaacataaaaaaaagtatgtatATCGAAAAAACTCAATTATGTTAATTCTGTGATCATTTGAggctaaaatcgaaattgcgatcaaaattagattaatcgcccagccctactctcTGGACGTTAAATGACCTCCACCCCCTGGCCGTTGTgtctcctccatcctccaggGAGGTCCTCTGTGTCCGTGCCGGAGCAGGAGTTGTGGAAGAAGAGCTTCGCCTGCTTTGAGAAGGGCATGCAGGACTTCCACGCCATCGAGGACCAGACCAACACGGCGCTGCTGCTGTGCAACACGGGCCGGCTGATGAGGATCTGCGCCCAGGCCCACTGCGCGCTCTCCACCGACCAGAGCCGCGGGGAGTTCTCCCCGGAGGAGGCCCTCTACTACAACAAGGTACGGGGACACTGTCGCTCTCGTGAAATGGTTTCCCCATTTTGGAACACTGGAATTAACTGAGTTTTTGGGATTGAATGCTTTGCTTGTTTCTTTTAAGGCGGTTTGGATAAATGGGGCTACATGGAAATGTCTTCATGATTTATCGAGGTTATGAGGAAGACATGTAAAGTTTGGAGAGATACTACTGAACAGAGTGCCGACAGATCGGATGTTATAGAGATCTGATGTTTGTCGTTTAGTTTGTGGTAGTCAAGTGCAATTGTAATACTTCTATTGAATAATTACTTTTTTTCGCTACATTATGTGCACATAATATACATTGATATCATTCAATGTAGAATGGGATACAGGAGGGTGTCCCTTCTCAGCTTGTGATACATACAGTCCTAATATGTTGTACAACAGTGTTTGTACATATCTTATTTTCTCTAAATACTGTTGTATTGCTTCTCCTCTCGGCCTACAGGCTATAGACTACTACCTGCGTGCCATGAAGGCTCTGGCCACCAGAGGGAGCCACCCTCTGGTCTGGGACAGTGTGACCTGGGAGCTGTCCACCACATACTTCACCCTGGCTACCCTCCTCCAGGACTACGCCCCTCTGTCCCGCAAGGCCCAGCAGCAGGTTGGATGACATAACGCTTTATTGATCCTAGTTATTATTGAGCAGAAAATTATTGCTATAGCAGCGAATACAAAATGAAGTTGATGTAAACCGTCCAAATCAAAGCAGAATCAAATGATGAAAATAATatgatgataaaataaaatgaatgcatAGATGGCTGGTTATTGAGGTTAGGAGATCAACAGCAGAAAGAATATAATAAACGATATGGACCAATCAATAACAACAAGGTGCAGAATACACAAGGGCTTGGCCATCACTAAAGGCTGAATTGTAGTTCTGAGTAGTTTGAATAGCCACCACGGGTTTGCAGTTGGTGTGCAGGCTGATAGATTGCATTTGTGATTCTTCATCAATGACTCTGTCTCCAATTGTGGTTGGATGTAACGTGGAGATGATGTACACGTACACTGGTGTCCACGGACTGCACGGCGGCATTTCTTAACCCCTACCTACATGCTCCTtaacgacaaaaaaaaacacaacttttttttatcaattctGTTGGATAAACGCATCTGCAAAAGCACTGATTAGTAAACCGTAGTGGATATGTTTGAAGTATGTGTACAGGTATAGTTCACCACTCAGTCGGCTGTCTCTAAAATCAAAGCACAAgctgagctctgtgtgtgtgtgtgccgggtgCAGATCGAGCAGGAGGTGACGGACGCCATGATGAAGTCCCTGCGCTACTGCGACCTGCAGACGGAGTCGGCCCGCCAGCCCCTGTACCAGTACCGGGCCGCCACCATCCACCACCGCCTGGCCTCCATGTACCACAGCTGCTTCCGGAACCAGGTCCGCCCTCGCTCTGACACACACTTTAGATTTATGAAGGCctgtgtgttttattggtcaTGTTTAATCAAAGAGCGGGTTACAGCTGTTCACAGCCCCACTTATTTGTCCCTTTGGCCACTCAGTGTCTGCCAACCGCAAATGTCAACTATTGGTTTTATATTTGGGGCTAGGGTAGGGTAGGCGATTTGGGGAAAACAGCCAGAGTAAGCtcgattttattatttttattttttaataatcccATCCCTCACTTCAGGGCCTCCTTCCAAAGCCAATCCCATAGCTTGAATCATGCGTCATGGGCCCAAAGCCTTGAAAACCCCAAACTACGTTACAATGGTGCCTACTTTGTTGTGTTGCGCCACCGAGAACAACAAGTGAAAGTATATGTTCGTATATAATTACATCAATGCCACTTTTTGTTGAGTCATTCGGTGGTGGTCCATCAATCGTAGCGCTGATCTCATGTCCCGGCTCCCAGGTGGGAGATGAGCACGTCCGCAAGCAACACCGCAGCCTGGCGGAGCTGCACTACAGCAAGGCGGTGCGCCTCTTCCTCAGCCTGCGAGACGCGCCCTGCGAGCTGCTGCGCACCCTGCTGGAGCGGGTGGCCTTCGCCGAGTTCACCAtggcaggtaggggtcagaggtcaaaggtcgagGAGGTTGCGTTACTCCAGTAGGAGTTTAGAACAACACAATGCCAATGCTTGCGGTATTTAGGGAGGAGACGTTCTCACTGTACGTGTGAGGAGAAGGACGGGTAAGAAATAATTGAATGTTTATCTACAAAACGAGTGGAAGCAATGTGAATctaaattcataaaaaaatcgAAACATTACAGACAGTTGAGGTAGAGATGGAGCATAGACTTAATCAGTACCATAAGTCTATTAGGCTCACAAGTGTCTTTCCTCGGTTCTAACCCGTCTTCCGCCCCCTTGTGGCCACTTCAGGTCAGAGCAGCAGCGGAGCCAAGCTCAAGTCCCTCACAGCGGCCCTGGAGGTCATGATGGACACCCGCCACGCCTTCCAGCTCATCCACAAGGAGCTGTtcgagagccagagagaggtgCGACGCATGTAGAGAACACCACCTTGTAAAACACTGTACCATCAGATCACCTGCATATGGGTCATTCGGCAGAGGCTTTTATCTAGAGTTACTAGCAATCAAAGAATACGATCAGTATACGTTTAACTGTAAAGGGAATGTATTAAAGTTCTGCAAGGTTACAATGATCAGAatttactttttcctttttttttatattggtaGCAAAGTGAAGAAACAGATTTTCAACAAAAGTGCTGCAATTTTTATAAACTACACTAATGCCTctttcgtgtgcgtgtgtgcgtgtgcgtgtgtgtgtgtgtgcagctgatgACATGTGACCATACCCAGCCAATGCCGTCCGCCGACGGGGCTGACGGGCCCTCCTCCTCGGGGCTGaacctggaggaggtgatgaagcTGGTGGGCGTGTTTGAGGCCAGCTTCTCCTTCCTGCTGCTCCAGCTGGTCAAACTGCTGGCGGCCACCAAGCGCAAACCAAGGTGAACCATTCCACCAGTTTAAGATTTCAAACTAAACCACAGGGCTGTGTCATCTAGAGCTAGTTTTTTCAATGGCAAGTAAGAAGATTCAAGAGTTTCATTTGTCACATGCATACAAGTATGCAGTGAGATGTAAAAGTGACTGAAGCAGTGCAATTACcaacatacaaaacaaatgaagaaaataaaaaagccaACATGATGATTGTTCGAGATAAGATTTTTGATTGGTTGAATGTATGAGAGGTGTTTGAAAAGGAAGAAGCTAAAAGATTGTCTCCGCATGacttaagtgtgtgtttgtgtttctttgaacAGCCCTAAGGACGAGGAGCTGCTGAAGACCTACAAGAGTGTGTACTCCAAGCTGCTGCGAGCTGAGAAGAGCGCGGCGCTCCACGCCCGCGTGCAGCTCTACGTGGACCTCCTGCAGCAGCTGTCCTCGCCGCCGGGGAGCGAGGACGCCAGGGCGTGAGGACGCCGCCGCACACGCAAACGGAAACCGCGTCACCCGCGATGGGGAGTATTGAGGCCGCCACTTTTTAGAATTTGTCGTTCGTTCGAGGACTTGTCGTTTGGGATCGCATCGTTTCCCGCATCCTAAGCGATTTGCTTAAAGGCCTTAGCTTGATGCTTTCCCCCGGTTATTTAATGTAAAGCTGAGGTGAAATCCATCTATCGGAGGATAGTCAACAGGGCTCCAActttaccaccaccaccaccaccaccaaaggaTTACCTCACAATCTGTGCCTTTTTTCTAAAGTATGAACAATGAGCTCAAACCTTTTCTAATGCTTGCGCCCTATGGTTTGGTTTGTACATTTGTAAAATTTGACTTGCTGTAAAGGTTCGCTTGTTTGCATGTCAGAAACCACAGACTGGGGTCATCTAGCTTGAATCTAGATGCAtgttttaatgtattattttggtGTGTTGATATTCAATAATACCAATAATGATAAGTCATATTACGGATTTCTTTTGAGGGTTGAAACAAATAAGTTGAAAGGTGTCACTGACTTTTTTTCATTTAACTGAGCAATAGCCACACGCTCTGCAAAGATCACCTTTCCACATTACTTTACTGAGAGTTTATATCAGTGTCTGCTGTGAAGAAAATTAAAGCATTTTTAATTTCTATTAGTTTTCTCTTTTTGCGTCAAAGGCACTTCTTTAGCAAAAAGTATAGGCTTGTTGATAAAGACTAGAATATACCCAGATCATACAAATGTAGATATATTTTTTGACTGAACAGAATTTAAATATGATATTAATATCTTCAGCTTAAGTTGGTAAGATAATGATGAATtacggagagagagggttaagttGTTAAGAGGGCATCTGAAAAAAATAGTATGACGAAACAGAATTTAGCTCAATTAGGATCAATTAGGTTTTTATTGTAAAGTGCAAATGCTGAATAAAGGATCCCTCTCTTAAAAATAtaagataaaacaaaataactgaGAATTTTATGACATGAATGTGATTAAGTTGCTCATTGCTAAAATTTTAACAATGTAATGCAATGACACTGATTTATTTGAAATACATAGAGTGGTGCAGCAGAGCTAAGGGATAACCTTATTGCTCTGATGTAAAATCAGCAGTAATGTAGCCAAGTATATTTCTAAAGCACCCTTTAAACACATTGGTCAGTGCTTAATTACATAGGCAGGGATCCCATGTATACTAAAGTTAAAAAGGACAatcaataaaatacattatcATTTAgaagaaaatattaaaataaatgtaaatggtaaAAAGTTAACCAGGTCGGACCTACATTTACATAAAAGCTGTGGCAAGTAGAAACGTTTTGAGCCCTGATTTAAAAGTTGATTGTGTTGAGGCAGACCTCGGATGTTCCTCAAGTGTGCTCCGGATATGCGGGGGATACAAGTCACTGGACGACACAGCGCGTGTCCGCTTGCTGCTCCTCTTCCAACGGAGCAGTTTCCCTCCCTGGAGAATGAGGAGAACCGTGGTTCAGAAGGTCTTGGAGAAACTCCTTGCTCCCACTTAGTGGAAGGTTGTAGAAGAAGTACTGTGGCGCCATCTCAATAAACCTGGTGcagaaaggagagggaggaggttggCAGAGTAAATgtacaataaatatattattgaaCCTGTTTTAAATAGTTATCATGATGGCAAAACATTACATGAATGACATGTCACTCTCAAAAAATCAGAATCTACGATCTGttgcaaataaaatatacacctaaggtgaattaaaaaaaaaaaagggacattAAATATGCAGAAAGATAAATGCTCTGCATGCATTCTGCCCAGTTGTTTTATATAAAAGAAGTCATGCAACCAGCtacttgttgatttttctgGGCCTCAAGTACATGTCCCTTTGGACATACGTGTCTGTTAAATCACTCAATATGATTATAGTTGTATCGAGTGTACACAAAGTAAATCAACTCTTGTTCTCCCATGTGGTAACAGCGCGTGGCTCTTGTCCGTACTCTTCGGGAGCGATGCGTGTGACGGTCCTCAGACAGTTGTCCTCCCAGAAGGAGAAGTGGTGGAACAGGACCCACTGCGGCAGCCCCAGCTTGGGGGTCCGGGCTCCGTATCCCGACAGGGGGTGTATCTGGGCCACGTGTTTATTGGTCAGGATCAAGTAGTTCCCCGAGCCGTCCGTCTCCTGGGCCACCTGGACATAGATCGATAAGGGTcgaatgtggttttattctatCGCTGCTTTTCAAGCTTGAGCAAGTTAAAAattccaaatatatatttatatgaaatATAGTCACATCTGGATGTACATGCATTCGATTTGAATACagtttcgaccaatcacagggAACAGTTAACATCTAATTACTCAAAGGTTGCATGCAGTATTTAAGTTTTAAAATAACAACGTGTAGACTTGGCAACTATAGAAATACACTTATTGAAAACCCCTTCGGAAACCTCATCCACTTGCGTGAATGAGGTTTCTTGGGTAGAATATTGTCAGGCGTCATCATTGTTTTTTCCTGTATGGAAACAGGAAACAATGCGGAACTCTCCCAGCAGTAGTTCTGCTATAACAGagcaggactgctggatcccagaGTACCATGGccgtaacaacaacaacaactctcCCACCTGCATGAAGAAGCCGGCCAGCAGGGCTCTCTTGATGTTCAGGGTGTTGCTGCGACATCCGAACGTTGCCGTGGAGATGGGAAGCTCCGTCCTCCTCAGGATGTGGATGAGCTCGTCCCGGAGGCGGTCGGCGCTACGCAGGGCAGAGAGGCTCAGGTGGTTGGCCTCACACCACTCCTCTACCCTGCAGTCTGGGCCGGGGAGAAGCCAAAGTATTTCATGTATCGAATGCACAGTACAAAAGAGGGTCCCTCTAGACACTGGGCCGAGGGTCCACTACGTGATCAAAATAAAAGAGACAGAAAAAATGGACTACTTTCTTTTTAAGTGACCAAACAGTATCTTCCAGGGTAGCACTGTGAAGATTGTAAGTTAGAGGTTTCTGACGCCGGAAACCTTTTTGTGATCGTTAGTCTCCAATCTCTATGTACAATGAACTATTTCATCGTTTGCCAGTCGCTCCTATCCAAAATGAACTATTTCATCGTTTGCCAGTCCCTCCTATCCAAAGTGACTGATTGAAAGACTTGATTGTCGTTAAGGGGTAGGGGGTAGTgcctcttgctcaaggatatctaaaggtagactgcagacattaGGCATCCTATCGGTCCTCATATTTGTTGTTGTCAGGAAGCTATTTTGGCAGCCATATATTTGAACATAACTGCTGTTCTGTGCCTCTGTATGTTGTTGAATACCCCAGAAAGTAAGTTCACCAAATCTCTGGAAAATCCTTTCTACATTTCAATGCAATGAAGTGATTCATGAGATCACCATGCATCCCCCCGCTGTGTTTCCCCACAATGCATCGCGGTAAGCATCCAAATGGCTCCTTGTGTATGTTGTCTCTGCTGCTGCCTTCTGAATACAGCATCTGGAGGGGCCTCATCACTCACAGGGGTCCTGCCGGCTCTGCTGGAAGGCTTTGAAGACGTTGATGAGGGTGAAGTGGTCTCCCGCCGGGTGCTGGAACTTCATGAGGCCCCGGCAGGACGGATCTGCTCTCAGGCCCACCGAGGGAGCCCGGAAACAGCTGGGTGCTGACGGAGACACGGGGGTTGAGGAGCGTTGTTTACCAACACAATGACAACTGGATGGATAGTGTTACAGTCGCATGAATGGATTAAGTACATCTGGGATAGATTCACGACGGGAACCATCCGAAACAGCCTTTCGACCAGATGCTCGATATTTTGCGATTCTCTTTGCTACtggaaaatcatttcaaggacCTGGATGACCGTTCTTACCATTTCCAATTACATTGGCAGCAAAAAGTTAACATTTAAAGataacaaaaatacatacatacatatccgTTATCTTAACCCGCCAATACCATCTGTGCCTGCTCGGATTGTATTGTGCAAAAGTATGAACATTTTTGCATAATAAAAGAAGAGTCACTGACTGAAATGCTGAACAatgagggtcagggttagggctagttATTAACCGACATCATGTTCTGTACCCCCTACAATGCACTTAGAGGGCCCCTATTtaaccaccaggtgtgactttgattagccattacaagccctTTCAAAATCGACCCCTCGAGTTCCATCCCACAGGTGAGGGTCCACCCAGATTTAAGCTGGTACAGTCCACTTAATATAGCTTGATAGGTGCCCTTCGACCCACTGGATATCAGTAATGGAAGGTGTTCAGCGCGACAGCCCGTCCGACCTGTGAGCATGGCAGCGATGGTGACCACCTCGTCCACGCAGTCGAACTCGCAGGAGGCAAGGAGGGTCTTGGCCATCTGGGGGTCCAGCGGGAACTCAGACATGATGATGCCCATCTCAGACAGGTTTCCGTCATCGTCCAGCGCCGCCAGGTAGTCCAGCTCCTCCAGAGCCTGCATCAGGCCCTCCGGCTCTGGGGGTGGAGACGGGTGGAGGGCGGGTGGAGAATGGTTTTAGGAATAGGCTCAGAAGGTTCCAATAGGAGACTTTATCCTGTGGATAAAGCAActtaaaatggaaaataaaattgagatggagaagagagagggcaatggagagagagagagagagcaaggggagacagagagacaggttcaGTGCGcaagcaaacaacaacaacacacaaagacacacacacacacacagttgggctgtttttatgaacataatgTTCTGTGTTgatccgtgtgcgtgtgtgtttgtgcgtttgtgcgtgggtctggcgtgcgtgtgtgtggaagcGGCACAGGGAACAGAGCCTGCCGGTTCCTCTACGATGCGGTCCAGTGATCTCTAATAGGAAACTGTTTGTTCTGATCTCCCAGTCCTCGCCCGCTTTCTCAGTATTCACTGAATTACACCAAAATCGCTTCCCACAATAGCTTAGCATAAAATGAAAAAGTCCCCTTCTTATTTAAACTAGGATATTCCTATGTGTATAAATCGAAATGTGCTGaagaataatataattaatttgGCTTCACCTCCCTGTTCAGGCATCAAGGAAGCTCCAGAGACCAGGGTGAAGCAGAACTAAATCCCCCATAAGCAGACTCTCACCTGGTCGGTCGATGAAGTCACATGGGCCCACGCCACTGAGCTCCATCCTCTTGAGGAACAGCACggaggaagtgatgtcacaCTCCAGGATATGTGGGTGTGTCTCGTCGGGCAATAGCCGGTCCTCGGGGTATAGACAGAAGCACTTGCCTAGAAGAGATAAACATCCAACTGTGAATACTATGTCCCAGGGAATGTATGTGCATTGCATCATACCAAGTGattagtatttattttattttttgactaCAACACTGAGGCTAGCTTAGCCTCTAACCTGTTGGGCCAGTGAGTTGTCTGCGACTGACTGCTTCCcccctgctgattggctgaacgATGGCGGAGTACGTCCTGATCCGGGGGATGTACACCTGCAGTGACATCAGACCCACATGGCATCACCATCACACATCAGTAGATATGGTTCTTTTTTAATAGAGATATTACGTATGCTGTGACAATGCATCTATTTGATTATATTAGCAAAGTAATTGTGTGATATTATTACTTGTTTTAGCTTAATTTGCCGAATTGTTTTATCAatcataataaatataataaattaaGTTCTGTTGCAGCTTcataaatacaattataatttATACATTCATTgtaataatctttatttatttgactttgacttggttAAGAGGCAGACAAGAAATGTGTATCAATCAACACATAATTGACGAATAACAATTTAAGTTATTAAGTGAAATTAAAGTTTGGCGACAAAAAGCCCAATCCATGTCAATATGACATAAGAATAACATACGTATCTCTCCCCGAGCCCAGCATCGATGACAAACTTTATGGAGCCCACAGCCCAGAAGAAGTCCTCGTTGGGGCTGGAGGTGAGGAACACCCGTCGGCCTCCAGAGGCAGGCTGGCTGGGTAAACTCCCTGCCCGCCCAGGGTGCACCGGGGTGGGGCAGAGCTGGCCCAGTGCGGGAGGCAGACTGGAGCCTTCCTGCCAGAGCAGGTCACATGCCAGATCCAGCTcctaaaagagagagacagaaaataaaataaaggagagaTGTAGAGCAG harbors:
- the LOC130404886 gene encoding putative pre-mRNA-splicing factor ATP-dependent RNA helicase DHX32, producing the protein MDSVSPSDSEFDDALEINPFDGLPYSSRFYTLLKERTDLPVWKAKSYFMDCLSSNQFVIVSGSAKTGRSSQIPQWCTELSLAERYDRGMVVCTETSGQQAVDLALRVADEMDVNIGHEVGYSVPQETCCSGDTVLRFCTDSMLLREMKADPQLRRYGVVVVDQAHQRTLATDLLLGLLRDVGRRRPELRMVLLTSSHPGPRLLGHYHAGSAPSSVVGPHIQLESPAGGEVVFSGGGDYFCSSVRLVLEIHHSKEEGDVVVFLVTAQELDLACDLLWQEGSSLPPALGQLCPTPVHPGRAGSLPSQPASGGRRVFLTSSPNEDFFWAVGSIKFVIDAGLGERYVYIPRIRTYSAIVQPISRGEAVSRRQLTGPTGKCFCLYPEDRLLPDETHPHILECDITSSVLFLKRMELSGVGPCDFIDRPEPEGLMQALEELDYLAALDDDGNLSEMGIIMSEFPLDPQMAKTLLASCEFDCVDEVVTIAAMLTAPSCFRAPSVGLRADPSCRGLMKFQHPAGDHFTLINVFKAFQQSRQDPYCRVEEWCEANHLSLSALRSADRLRDELIHILRRTELPISTATFGCRSNTLNIKRALLAGFFMQVAQETDGSGNYLILTNKHVAQIHPLSGYGARTPKLGLPQWVLFHHFSFWEDNCLRTVTRIAPEEFIEMAPQYFFYNLPLSGSKEFLQDLLNHGSPHSPGRETAPLEEEQQADTRCVVQ